Proteins from a genomic interval of Streptomyces fodineus:
- a CDS encoding peptidoglycan D,D-transpeptidase FtsI family protein, whose protein sequence is MNKTIRRASVFALLLVLALLVRATWVQFYDGKALADDNDNRRNAIQTYSQPLGNIIVAGNAITGSARTKGSDLAYKRTYRDGKLYAAVTGYASQAYAPTQLEGIYHDLLNGTDSRLKTVMDTLTGKRADPGTVLTTIDPDVQRAAYGALGGKKGAALAIDPKTGKILAAVSTPSYDPSSLTDANTAGSAWKQLNADQDKPLTNRALRQPLPPGSTFKLVVAAAALENGLYKNVDDPTDSPDPYTPPGTTHVLVNENRSAPCKNASIRKALQYSCNNVFGHMAVQLGQDKVKAMAEKFGFNDDKQDVPVRAYASGYPSGMDQAQTALSGIGQFDVTATPLQMAMVSAAIANGGKLVSPHMVSQITDSGGDVLQNYDDGADTKEIVSSSTAEQLQSAMETVVKDGTGTNALIDGATVGGKTGTAQHGENNSKTPYAWFTSFAKSDGNGKEVAVAVMVEQSDAARSEVSGNGLAAPVAKAMMQAALK, encoded by the coding sequence ATGAACAAGACGATCAGGCGGGCGTCCGTCTTCGCGCTGCTGCTCGTGCTCGCTCTGCTGGTCCGGGCGACATGGGTGCAGTTCTACGACGGCAAGGCCCTCGCGGACGACAACGACAACCGGCGGAACGCGATCCAGACGTACTCGCAGCCGCTCGGGAACATCATCGTGGCCGGAAACGCGATCACCGGCTCCGCGCGGACGAAAGGGAGCGACCTGGCGTACAAGCGGACGTACCGGGACGGCAAGCTCTACGCCGCGGTGACGGGCTACGCCTCGCAGGCCTATGCCCCGACCCAGCTGGAGGGCATCTACCATGACCTGCTCAACGGCACGGACAGCCGGCTGAAGACCGTGATGGACACGCTCACCGGCAAGCGCGCCGACCCGGGCACCGTGCTCACCACGATCGACCCGGACGTGCAGCGGGCCGCCTACGGCGCGCTCGGTGGCAAGAAGGGCGCGGCCCTCGCGATCGACCCGAAGACCGGCAAGATCCTCGCGGCGGTGTCCACGCCGTCGTACGACCCCTCCTCGCTCACCGACGCCAACACGGCCGGGTCCGCCTGGAAGCAGCTGAACGCGGACCAGGACAAGCCGCTCACCAACCGCGCGCTGCGCCAGCCGCTGCCGCCGGGCTCGACGTTCAAGCTGGTCGTGGCGGCGGCCGCGCTGGAGAACGGGCTGTACAAGAACGTGGACGACCCGACCGACAGCCCCGACCCGTACACCCCGCCGGGCACGACGCACGTGCTGGTGAACGAGAACAGGTCGGCGCCCTGCAAGAACGCCTCGATCCGCAAGGCCCTGCAGTACTCCTGCAACAACGTCTTCGGTCATATGGCCGTCCAGCTCGGCCAGGACAAGGTCAAGGCCATGGCCGAGAAGTTCGGCTTCAACGACGACAAGCAGGACGTACCCGTGCGGGCCTACGCCAGCGGCTACCCCTCCGGCATGGACCAGGCGCAGACCGCGCTGTCCGGCATCGGCCAGTTCGACGTCACCGCGACCCCGCTGCAGATGGCCATGGTGTCCGCGGCCATAGCCAACGGCGGCAAGCTGGTCTCGCCGCATATGGTGTCGCAGATCACCGACAGCGGCGGTGATGTGCTGCAGAACTACGACGACGGCGCGGACACCAAGGAGATCGTCAGCTCCTCCACCGCCGAGCAACTCCAGTCGGCGATGGAGACGGTGGTCAAGGACGGCACCGGCACGAACGCCCTGATCGACGGCGCCACCGTCGGCGGCAAGACCGGCACCGCCCAGCACGGCGAGAACAACAGCAAGACGCCGTACGCCTGGTTCACGTCCTTCGCCAAGTCCGACGGAAACGGCAAGGAAGTGGCGGTCGCCGTGATGGTCGAGCAGTCGGACGCGGCCCGGTCCGAGGTCAGCGGTAACGGCCTGGCGGCGCCGGTGGCCAAGGCGATGATGCAGGCGGCACTGAAGTAG
- a CDS encoding response regulator transcription factor yields the protein MPQPAIRIVLADDERMVRTALRAILSVEPDVEVVGEAATGAEAVSVVRELRPDVVLMDVRMPEIDGIRATEQILATLDEPPRVVVVTTFENDSYVYDALRAGASGFLLKRADADALVQAVRLVARTDSLLFPSAVRALAAEHGRKAAPAAPWVSRLTGRERDVLRHMADGLTNAEIARRLDVGPATVKSHVAAVLAKTGTRDRTQAVIAAYEAGFLSVG from the coding sequence ATGCCCCAGCCCGCGATCCGGATCGTCCTCGCCGACGACGAACGCATGGTCCGCACCGCCCTGCGTGCCATCCTCTCCGTCGAGCCCGATGTGGAGGTGGTCGGTGAGGCGGCGACCGGCGCCGAGGCCGTGTCCGTCGTCCGGGAGTTGCGGCCTGATGTCGTCCTCATGGACGTCCGCATGCCGGAGATCGACGGCATCCGGGCCACCGAGCAGATCCTCGCCACGCTCGACGAGCCGCCCCGGGTCGTCGTCGTGACCACCTTCGAGAACGACTCCTATGTGTACGACGCGCTGCGCGCCGGAGCGTCCGGGTTCCTGCTCAAGCGGGCGGACGCCGACGCTCTCGTGCAGGCGGTACGGCTGGTCGCACGCACCGACAGCCTGCTGTTCCCGTCGGCCGTACGGGCCCTCGCGGCCGAGCACGGGCGCAAGGCCGCCCCGGCCGCGCCCTGGGTGAGCAGACTCACCGGACGCGAGCGCGACGTGCTGCGGCACATGGCCGACGGACTGACCAACGCCGAGATCGCCCGCCGGCTGGACGTGGGCCCCGCCACGGTGAAGTCGCACGTGGCGGCGGTGCTGGCCAAGACGGGCACCCGGGACCGTACCCAGGCGGTGATCGCCGCGTACGAGGCCGGTTTCCTGAGCGTGGGATGA